One window of the Klebsiella oxytoca genome contains the following:
- a CDS encoding YciN family protein, whose translation MQGTTQPIDRQTLLEKANKLIREHEDTLAGIEATDVVQRNGVLVFSGEFYLDEQGLPTAKSTAVFNMFKYLAHELSDKYHLAE comes from the coding sequence ATGCAAGGTACAACCCAACCCATCGATCGCCAGACGCTTCTGGAAAAAGCCAACAAACTCATTCGTGAACATGAAGATACGTTAGCCGGGATCGAGGCCACCGACGTCGTTCAGCGTAACGGCGTGCTGGTGTTCAGCGGCGAGTTCTATCTTGATGAGCAAGGGTTGCCAACGGCGAAGAGTACGGCGGTATTCAATATGTTCAAATACCTCGCGCACGAATTATCTGATAAGTACCACCTGGCAGAGTAA
- the catA gene encoding type A chloramphenicol O-acetyltransferase, producing the protein MNQQNAGYTVVDVDQWHRKEHFHAFQSVAQCTFSQTVQLDITALLKTVKKNGYKLYPTFIYIITRLMNEHAEFRMAMKDDELIIWDVIHPGYTIFHEDTETFSSLWSYYHNDITHFFQSYSEDMAQYRDNKAYFPKGVIENMFFISANPWVSFTSFDLNVANISNFFAPVFTMGKYYPQGDKVLMPLAVQVHHAVCDGFHVGRLLNELQQYCYKACW; encoded by the coding sequence ATGAACCAACAAAATGCTGGATATACAGTAGTTGACGTAGACCAATGGCACCGAAAGGAACATTTTCATGCATTTCAATCAGTTGCTCAGTGTACCTTTAGTCAAACCGTGCAGCTGGATATTACAGCTTTATTAAAAACTGTAAAGAAAAATGGGTATAAGCTCTATCCAACATTTATATACATCATTACCCGCCTGATGAATGAACATGCTGAATTCCGTATGGCGATGAAAGACGATGAGTTGATAATATGGGATGTTATTCATCCTGGATATACCATTTTCCATGAAGATACAGAAACTTTTTCATCTCTATGGAGTTACTACCATAACGACATCACACATTTCTTTCAATCGTATTCAGAAGATATGGCGCAGTATCGTGATAATAAGGCATACTTCCCTAAAGGAGTTATCGAGAACATGTTTTTCATATCAGCTAATCCGTGGGTTAGTTTTACCAGTTTTGATTTAAATGTAGCCAATATCAGTAATTTCTTCGCTCCGGTATTCACGATGGGAAAATATTATCCACAAGGCGACAAGGTGTTAATGCCGCTGGCAGTTCAGGTACATCATGCCGTCTGCGATGGTTTTCATGTCGGTAGATTACTCAATGAATTACAACAATATTGTTATAAGGCATGTTGGTAA
- a CDS encoding aminoglycoside adenylyltransferase family protein gives MRALDLSPCTQKQIHTACTLLEHVLENDLMAIHLFGSAIDGGLKPLSDIDLLVTVHSPLRDEQRHNLMQRLLEISAYPGTSDVYRALEVTVVAYSQVVPWQFPPVRELQFGEWLRDDITKGEYESARPDPDLAILLTKVRQNSIPLRGEEASLLYAAIPERDLQHTFHQALALWNKADDVMGDERNILLTLARIWYSVETGRIAAKDEAAAWLLPQLSGVYAELLAEARAEYLGHVTVDWAAKMPQVEAFVRDVKRGIQEKLACHTRT, from the coding sequence ATGAGAGCATTGGATCTCTCCCCCTGCACACAAAAACAGATACACACCGCCTGCACGCTTCTGGAACACGTTCTGGAAAACGATCTCATGGCGATTCACTTATTCGGTTCGGCGATTGACGGCGGTCTGAAACCACTGAGTGATATTGACCTGCTGGTCACCGTGCATTCGCCGCTGCGGGATGAACAACGGCATAACTTAATGCAGAGACTACTTGAGATATCGGCATACCCCGGAACGTCAGATGTTTATCGGGCGCTTGAAGTGACAGTTGTGGCCTATTCGCAGGTTGTGCCATGGCAATTTCCACCGGTGCGGGAACTGCAGTTTGGCGAATGGTTACGGGACGATATTACGAAAGGAGAATACGAATCGGCACGGCCCGATCCCGACCTGGCAATTTTATTGACCAAAGTACGTCAAAACAGTATCCCCCTACGAGGAGAAGAGGCCAGCCTGTTGTATGCAGCTATCCCTGAACGCGACCTACAGCATACATTTCATCAGGCCCTGGCCCTTTGGAATAAAGCTGATGATGTCATGGGAGATGAAAGAAATATCCTCCTGACGTTGGCGCGTATCTGGTACAGCGTTGAGACCGGCAGGATCGCGGCTAAAGACGAAGCCGCGGCCTGGCTGCTCCCACAATTGTCCGGAGTATATGCTGAATTATTGGCGGAGGCTCGTGCAGAATATCTCGGTCATGTTACCGTGGATTGGGCAGCTAAAATGCCGCAGGTTGAAGCGTTTGTCCGTGACGTAAAAAGAGGAATACAGGAAAAACTGGCGTGTCATACGCGGACATAG
- the sohB gene encoding protease SohB — translation MELLAQYGLFLAKIATIVVAVAVIVAIIVNLTQRKKQRGELRVTNLSEQYKEMKEELAVSLLDGPQQKLWHKAQKKKLKQEAKASKARAKLGTPEPDVKPRVWVLDFKGSMDAHEVSSLREEITAVLAAAKARDQVVIRLESPGGVVHGYGLAASQLQRLRDKQIPLTVAVDKVAASGGYMMACVANRIVSAPFAILGSIGVVAQIPNINRFLKNKDIDIELHTAGQYKRTLTMLGENTEEGRQKFREDLNDTHRLFKDFVHQMRPGLDIEQVATGEHWYGVQALEKGLVDAVETSDELLLGLMDKHEVISVRYQLRKKMLDRVTGSAAESVDKLLLRWWQRGQKPLM, via the coding sequence GTGGAATTACTTGCTCAATATGGTCTTTTTTTGGCCAAAATCGCGACTATCGTTGTCGCAGTTGCAGTTATCGTCGCCATTATTGTTAACCTGACTCAGCGCAAAAAACAGCGCGGCGAGCTGCGGGTAACCAATCTTAGCGAGCAATATAAGGAGATGAAGGAAGAGCTGGCGGTGTCGTTGCTTGATGGCCCGCAGCAGAAGCTGTGGCACAAAGCGCAAAAGAAAAAGCTCAAGCAGGAAGCAAAAGCGTCAAAGGCGCGGGCGAAGCTGGGTACCCCGGAGCCGGATGTCAAACCGCGGGTTTGGGTGCTCGATTTTAAAGGCAGTATGGATGCGCATGAAGTCAGCAGCCTGCGCGAAGAGATCACAGCCGTTCTGGCAGCGGCAAAAGCGCGCGACCAGGTAGTGATTCGTCTCGAGAGCCCTGGTGGGGTAGTTCACGGCTATGGCCTTGCTGCATCACAGCTGCAGCGTCTGCGCGATAAGCAGATCCCGTTAACGGTGGCGGTAGATAAAGTCGCGGCCAGCGGCGGCTATATGATGGCCTGCGTGGCGAACAGAATTGTCAGTGCACCGTTTGCTATCCTCGGCTCGATTGGCGTTGTGGCTCAGATCCCGAACATTAATCGTTTCCTGAAGAACAAGGATATCGATATTGAGCTGCATACGGCCGGCCAGTACAAACGTACCCTGACGATGCTCGGCGAGAATACAGAAGAAGGGCGGCAAAAATTCCGCGAAGACCTTAATGACACCCATCGACTGTTCAAAGATTTTGTCCACCAGATGCGTCCTGGGCTGGATATTGAGCAGGTGGCTACCGGCGAACACTGGTACGGGGTACAGGCGCTGGAAAAAGGCCTCGTGGACGCGGTGGAGACCAGCGATGAACTATTGCTGGGGTTGATGGATAAGCATGAAGTTATCAGCGTGCGCTATCAACTACGTAAGAAAATGCTCGATCGTGTAACCGGTAGCGCGGCGGAAAGCGTCGATAAACTCCTGCTGCGCTGGTGGCAGCGCGGGCAAAAGCCGCTAATGTAA